In Prunus dulcis chromosome 1, ALMONDv2, whole genome shotgun sequence, the following are encoded in one genomic region:
- the LOC117614496 gene encoding pentatricopeptide repeat-containing protein At2g01740, whose amino-acid sequence MIRETLQLIGHLRRTSQLPSHSTCNKLLHNLISSNCGELSLKILSHLVSKGYNPHRSSFNSVISFLCKLGHISFARKLINSMPRYGCLPDIVTYNSLMDGYCKFSDIDEACLLMKEIRMRGCRPDLVTFNVLLNGFCNVKMKKEALVYIGLMWKSCSPNVVTYSHFIDMFCKMEDLGLGYRLLGDMVKDGVLPNFFAFTSLIDGYCKAGNLEVAFELLEKMRQSSLLPNVVTYNALIKGICMKGMLGRADYLFSKMWEDGFEPNSAVYTSMIDGHLKKGNLDDAMKYMSKMHDQGFSLDVAAYGAVISGLCKNGRLDKVMQFIEDMVGSGLAPDQMLLTTIMDAYFKANLKAASGVYGELLVTLQFFALLQRTSQFPTPFTCNKLLHSLISSNCGELSVKIFCHLLSKGYNPHPSSFNSVISFFCKLGHISFARTLVDSMPRYGCLPDIVTYNSLIDGYCKFCDIDEACLIMRKIRIGGCIPDLGTFNILFNGFCKVKMKKEAFVYMGLMWKSCSPNVVTYSTFIDMFCKTGDLGLGYRVLGGMVKDGVLPNLFAFTSLIDGYCKAGNLEVAFELLEKMRQSSLLPNVVTYNALIKGLCMQGMSERADYLFSKMWEDGVEPNSAVYTSMIDGHLQKGNVDDAMKYMSRMHDQGFNLDVAAYGVVISGLCKNSRLDKAIQFIEDMVSSGLVPDQMLLATIMDAYFKAGNLKAALGVYRELLERGFEPDGVTLSALMDGLCKHGCLKEARGYFCKEKANEISYSVLINGMCKEGNLSEVEKVFREMSEAGFIPDKYVYTSWITGLCKQGSLPEAFRLKNKMVKEGIIPDLLTYSSLIFGLANAGLMIEAKQVFDDMLKKGITPDSAVFDILIRGYHKEGNDAAISSLYDEMRKRGLVDGEH is encoded by the coding sequence CAACTGCGGTGAGCTCTCTCTGAAAATCCTCTCCCACTTGGTCTCCAAAGGGTACAATCCTCACCGCTCTTCATTCAATTCAGTTATCTCCTTTTTATGTAAATTGGGTCATATTAGTTTTGCCCGAAAGCTCATTAATTCGATGCCGAGATACGGGTGCTTGCCTGATATTGTAACTTACAATTCTTTGATGGATGGGTATTGTAAATTTTCTGACATTGATGAAGCTTGTTTGCTGATGAAAGAGATACGCATGAGAGGATGTAGACCTGATTTGGTTACTTTTAATGTATTGCTTAACGGGTTCTGTAATGttaaaatgaagaaagaagcTTTGGTTTATATAGGTTTGATGTGGAAGAGTTGTTCACCGAATGTAGTTACATATAGTCACTTTATAGATATGTTTTGTAAAATGGAggatttgggtttgggttatAGGCTGCTTGGTGATATGGTGAAGGATGGGGTGCTGCCGAATTTCTTCGCTTTTACTTCTTTGATTGATGGATATTGTAAGGCTGGTAATTTGGAGGTTGCTTTTGAATTGCTTGAGAAGATGAGGCAATCGTCACTTTTACCAAATGTGGTTACTTATAATGCTTTAATTAAAGGGATTTGCATGAAGGGGATGTTGGGAAGAGCCGATTATTTGTTTTCTAAGATGTGGGAAGATGGGTTTGAGCCTAATTCAGCAGTCTATACTTCAATGATAGATGGACATttaaagaaaggaaatttaGATGATGCCATGAAGTATATGAGTAAAATGCATGATCAAGGGTTCAGCCTTGATGTAGCTGCATATGGGGCGGTTATCTCAGGCCTCTGTAAAAATGGTCGGCTAGATAAAGTAATGCAGTTTATTGAAGATATGGTTGGGAGTGGGTTAGCTCCAGATCAGATGTTGCTGACGACCATTATGGATGCATATTTCAAAGCGAATTTAAAAGCAGCTTCAGGTGTCTACGGGGAATTGTTAGTAACCCTCCAATTCTTTGCTCTCCTGCAAAGAACCTCACAGTTCCCAACTCCCTTTACCTGCAACAAGCTCCTACATAGCCTCATTAGCTCCAACTGTGGAGAGCTCTCAGTGAAAATCTTCTGCCACTTGCTCTCCAAAGGTTACAATCCTCATCCCTCTTCATTCAATTCAGTTATCTCCTTTTTCTGTAAATTGGGTCATATTAGTTTTGCCCGAACACTCGTGGATTCGATGCCAAGATATGGGTGCTTGCCTGATATTGTAACTTACAATTCTTTGATTGACGGGTATTGTAAATTTTGTGATATTGATGAAGCTTGTTTGATAATGAGAAAGATACGCATAGGAGGGTGTATACCTGATTTGGGTACGTTTAATATATTGTTTAACGGCTTTTGTAAGgtcaaaatgaagaaagaagcATTTGTCTATATGGGTTTGATGTGGAAGAGTTGTTCACCGAATGTGGTTACATATAGTACCTTTATAGACATGTTCTGTAAAACAGGGGACTTGGGTTTGGGTTATAGGGTGCTTGGTGGTATGGTGAAGGATGGGGTGTTGCCGAATTTGTTTGCTTTTACTTCTTTGATTGATGGGTATTGTAAGGCTGGTAATTTGGAGGTTGCATTTGAATTGCTTGAGAAAATGAGACAATCGTCACTGTTACCAAATGTGGTTACTTATAATGCTCTAATAAAAGGGCTCTGCATGCAGGGGATGTCTGAAAGAGCCGATTATTTGTTTTCTAAGATGTGGGAAGATGGGGTTGAGCCTAATTCAGCTGTTTACACTTCAATGATAGATGGACACTTACAGAAAGGAAATGTGGATGATGCTATGAAGTATATGAGTAGAATGCATGATCAAGGGTTTAACCTTGATGTAGCTGCATATGGGGTGGTTATCTCAGGCCTCTGTAAAAACAGCCGATTAGATAAAGCAATTCAGTTTATTGAAGATATGGTTTCTAGTGGGTTAGTTCCAGATCAGATGTTGTTGGCGACCATCATGGATGCATATTTCAAAGCTGGGAATTTAAaagcagctttgggtgtctaCAGGGAATTGTTAGAAAGGGGTTTCGAACCTGATGGTGTGACTCTTTCAGCCTTGATGGATGGCTTATGCAAGCATGGGTGTCTGAAGGAGGCAAGAGGCTACTTTTGCAAGGAAAAGGCCAATGAAATTTCATACTCTGTGCTTATTAATGGGATGTGTAAGGAAGGAAACCTAAGTGAAGTTGAGAAGGTCTTCAGGGAGATGTCAGAGGCAGGGTTTATTCCAGACAAGTATGTATACACTTCTTGGATTACTGGTCTATGCAAACAGGGTAGTCTGCCCGAGGCTTTTCGACTCAAGAATAAAATGGTTAAAGAGGGCATTATACCCGATCTGTTAACTTATAGCTCACTTATTTTTGGTTTAGCAAATGCTGGACTCATGATTGAAGCGAAACAGGTATTTGATGATATGTTGAAAAAAGGAATCACTCCTGACTCTGCAGTCTTTGATATTCTGATCAGAGGCTATCACAAGGAAGGTAATGATGCTGCCATTTCAAGCTTGTATGATGAAATGAGAAAGAGAGGGCTTGTAGATGGAGAACATTAA